A single window of Nicotiana tomentosiformis chromosome 1, ASM39032v3, whole genome shotgun sequence DNA harbors:
- the LOC104097856 gene encoding probable serine/threonine-protein kinase At1g54610, producing MGCVLGREVSSGLVHNGREEKREGVNYEKKSKSISAAESTETLEVKGAENVTVDNEAVEANEGDVTKKEDKAEHDEKPRKERRRSKPDPRLSNPPKHKHGEQVAAGWPSWLSAHVGEAIDGWLPRRADTFEKIDKIGQGTYSNVYKARDTITGKIVALKKVRFDNLEPESVRFMAREIIILRRLDHPNVIKLEGLVTSRMSCSLYLVFEYMEHDLAGLAASPEIKFTEAQVKCYMHQLLSGLEHCHNRHVLHRDIKGSNLLLDNSGILRIADFGLATIFDPRHKHPMTSRVVTLWYRPPELLLGATDYSVGIDLWSAGCILAELLAGKPIMPGRTEVEQLHKIYKLCGSPSEEYWKKSKLPNATLFKPREPYKRCIRETFKDFPQSSLPLIDTLLAIDPAERKTATDALQSEFFNTEPYACDPSSLPKYPPTKEMDAKRRDDEARRLRAANKAQGDGTKRVRHRERARAGPAPDANAELQANIDRRRLITHANAKSKSEKFPPPHQDGGLGVPLGASHHIDPGLVPPDVPFSSTSFTYSKEPVQNWSGPLVEPASAGGRRKKHTAGDAREAKKHLTRKR from the exons ATGGGGTGTGTTCTGGGTCGGGAGGTTTCATCAGGCTTAGTACACAACGGCAGGGAGGAGAAGAGGGAAGGTGTGAATTATGAGAAGAAGAGTAAGAGCATTAGTGCTGCTGAATCTACTGAAACTTTAGAGGTCAAGGGGGCGGAAAATGTAACTGTTGATAATGAAGCTGTGGAAGCCAATGAAGGTGATGTAACTAAGAAGGAGGACAAGGCGGAACATGACGAAAAACCTAGGAAAGAAAGGAGAAGGTCAAAGCCTGATCCAAGATTAAGTAATCCACCTAAGCATAAACATGGGGAGCAGGTTGCTGCTGGATGGCCATCCTGGCTTTCTGCTCATGTTGGGGAAGCAATTGATGGTTGGCTCCCTCGACGTGCTGACACTTTTGAGAAAATCGATAAG ATTGGTCAAGGGACATACAGTAACGTTTACAAAGCGAGAGACACCATAACTGGTAAAATTGTTGCTCTGAAGAAAGTGCGTTTTGACAATCTAGAACCTGAGAGTGTGAGATTCATGGCTAGAGAAATTATCATTTTGCGACGACTAGATCATCCCAATGTAATCAAATTGGAAGGTTTGGTTACTTCAAGAATGTCATGTAGTTTATACCTGGTATTTGAGTACATGGAGCATGATTTGGCTGGGCTTGCTGCAAGTCCAGAGATCAAGTTTACAGAAGCACAG GTTAAATGCTACATGCATCAGCTATTATCTGGCCTTGAGCATTGTCACAATCGTCATGTGCTTCATCGTGATATTAAGGGGTCAAATCTTCTTCTTGACAATTCTGGCATTCTCAGAATTGCTGATTTTGGATTGGCCACTATTTTTGATCCTCGGCATAAGCATCCTATGACTAGTCGAGTGGTTACTTTGTGGTATAGACCACCAGAGCTGCTTCTAGGTGCTACTGATTATAGCGTAGGCATTGATTTATGGAGTGCAGGTTGCATCTTAGCTGAGTTATTGGCTGGAAAACCTATTATGCCGGGTCGAACTGAG GTAGAACAACtgcataagatatataaactatgtgGCTCGCCATCAGAGGAGTACTGGAAGAAGTCTAAGTTGCCGAATGCAACACTATTCAAGCCCCGAGAACCCTACAAACGATGCATTAGGGAGACTTTTAAAGATTTTCCTCAGTCTTCACTTCCGCTAATTGATACATTACTTGCAATTGATCCAGCTGAGCGCAAGACGGCAACTGATGCATTACAAAGTGAA TTCTTCAATACAGAGCCATATGCTTGTGATCCATCTAGTCTTCCAAAGTATCCTCCGACCAAAGAAATGGATGCCAAACGGCGGGATGATGAAGCTAGACG GCTAAGAGCTGCTAACAAAGCTCAGGGAGATGGTACTAAGAGAGTACGCCATCGTGAACGGGCCCGTGCTGGCCCTGCTCCAGATGCCAATGCTGAACTTCAAGCTAATATTGAT CGGCGGCGCCTAATCACACATGCAAATGCAAAGAGCAAGAGTGAGAAGTTTCCCCCACCACACCAGGATGGAGGACTTGGTGTTCCATTGGGTGCTTCACATCACATTGATCCTGGCCTTGTCCCTCCTGATGTGCCATTCAGTTCGACCTCATTCACATATTCAAAAGAACCTGTACAGAATTGGTCGGGGCCTTTAGTAGAGCCTGCTTCAGCTGGTGGAAGGCGGAAGAAGCATACTGCAGGTGATGCTAGGGAAGCCAAAAAGCATTTGACAAGGAAAAGATGA
- the LOC104097857 gene encoding pentatricopeptide repeat-containing protein At5g03800, protein MAAVIHSPTISIPLSFLRPTGPFNLHSTSSLATTKKTKYKQKPSFFLQYPSKSRPFQPLLIPQHFKDSNVTVAADTNRIDYANLLRISVRCGDVELAKIIHSSILKLEEEDVYLKNALIAAYLKLGHLNLAEKVFDSLLSPDVVSFTAIISAFAKSNRQREAFELFLEMRDLGIEPNEYTFVAILTACIRSLNLELGCQVHGLVVKLGYLSYTYVVNALMGLYSKCGLLESVILLFNDMPQRDIVSWNTMISCMVEECMYERVFELYRELRRNDCLIVDHFTLSTLLAASSRCLAVREGQELHMHALKSGLHGNLSVNNALIGFYTKCGTLKNVVDVFERMPVKDVFSWTEMIVAYMEFGYVDFAMEIFNSMPERNCVSYNALLAGFIQNHEGFKALGLFCRMLEGGLELTDFTLTSVLNACGSVMERKISEQIHAFILKLGLESNDRIETALLDMCTRCGRMDDAKKLFHQPPLDHDNSIALTSMMCAYARNGHPEEAISLFLVRHSEESLVVDEVALATILGVCGTLGILKLGEQIHSYAVKHGIISDTGVGNAMISMYSKCDEMQSAIKAFEAMPTHDLVSWNGLLTCYVLHRQGDAALDMWAKMEKLGVNPDSITCVLVISAYRHTSRNLVDCCQKFFSSMQTLYNIEPTSEHYAGFVAVLSYWGLLEEAEQIISAMRFEPKASVWHALLDGCRIHANAIIGKRAMKEILSIVPRDPSTFILKSNLYSASGRWQCSELVRAEMREKGFRKIPGRSWIILGDKVHSFFGRDKLHSQSKDIYSGLQILIPECLKAGYVPDTSFVLHEVEEHQKKDFLFYHSSKLAVTFGLLMTRPGKPVRVMKNVHLCGDCHTFFKYVSVVTKRDIHVRDASGFHHFVNGKCSCRDNW, encoded by the coding sequence ATGGCTGCCGTTATCCACAGCCCCACCATCTCTATTCCTCTCTCCTTTCTCCGTCCTACTGGACCCTTTAACCTTCATTCCACTTCAAGCCTAGCAACTACCAAGAAAACCAAATATAAGCAAAAACCTTCCTTTTTCCTTCAATACCCTTCAAAATCTCGTCCTTTTCAACCCCTTTTGATCCCTCAGCATTTTAAGGACTCTAATGTCACAGTAGCTGCTGACACTAATAGGATAGATTATGCCAATTTGCTTCGTATTTCTGTTAGGTGTGGTGATGTTGAACTCGCAAAGATTATTCACTCTTCAATTCTCAAACTTGAAGAAGAGGATGTTTATTTGAAAAATGCTTTAATTGCGGCTTATCTCAAGCTTGGTCACTTGAATCTTGCTGAGAAAGTATTCGATTCGCTTTTGAGCCCTGATGTTGTGTCGTTTACAGCAATTATATCGGCTTTTGCTAAGTCGAATCGTCAAAGAGAAGCCTTTGAGCTGTTTCTTGAAATGAGGGACTTAGGTATTGAACCAAATGAATATACATTTGTTGCTATTTTGACTGCTTGTATTCGTTCGTTGAATCTTGAGTTAGGTTGTCAAGTACATGGTCTTGTTGTCAAATTAGGGTATTTGAGTTATACTTATGTTGTTAATGCACTTATGGGATTGTATAGTAAGTGTGGTTTACTGGAATCTGTGATTCTTTTGTTTAATGATATGCCACAACGGGACATTGTTTCGTGGAACACTATGATTTCGTGTATGGTTGAAGAGTGCATGTATGAAAGAGTATTCGAACTGTACCGTGAATTGAGGAGAAATGATTGCTTAATAGTTGACCATTTTACTCTTTCAACGCTTTTGGCTGCATCTTCCCGCTGTTTGGCGGTCAGAGAAGGCCAAGAACTACATATGCATGCTCTTAAAAGTGGATTACATGGTAATTTGAGTGTGAATAATGCACTTATAGGTTTTTATACCAAATGTGGAACCTTGAAAAATGTAGTGGATGTGTTTGAGAGGATGCCTGTGAAGGATGTCTTTAGTTGGACTGAAATGATTGTGGCGTATATGGAATTTGGTTATGTTGATTTTGCGATGGAGATTTTTAACAGCATGCCTGAGAGGAACTGTGTTTCTTATAATGCTCTTTTGGCTGGATTTATTCAAAATCATGAAGGGTTTAAGGCACTGGGGTTATTTTGTAGAATGTTGGAGGGAGGATTGGAATTGACTGATTTTACGTTGACCAGTGTTCTTAATGCTTGTGGGTCGGTGATGGAAAGGAAGATAAGCGAACAGATTCATGCATTCATCCTCAAGCTTGGTTTAGAATCAAATGATCGTATTGAGACGGCATTGCTTGATATGTGCACGCGGTGTGGGAGAATGGATGATGCCAAAAAGTTATTTCATCAGCCTCCACTTGACCATGATAATTCAATTGCATTGACATCAATGATGTGTGCGTATGCTAGAAATGGACATCCAGAAGAAGCTATTTCTCTGTTCTTGGTCAGACATTCAGAAGAATCACTGGTTGTTGATGAAGTTGCATTAGCCACTATTCTTGGTGTTTGTGGAACATTAGGGATTCTAAAGTTAGGCGAACAAATCCATTCCTATGCTGTGAAACATGGTATAATCTCTGATACCGGTGTTGGGAATGCCATGATCAGCATGTACTCTAAGTGTGATGAAATGCAAAGTGCAATTAAGGCCTTTGAGGCTATGCCTACACATGATTTAGTATCATGGAATGGTTTGTTGACTTGCTATGTCCTTCATAGGCAGGGCGATGCGGCATTGGATATGTGGGCGAAGATGGAGAAGTTAGGAGTAAACCCAGATTCTATTACCTGTGTCCTTGTGATATCAGCTTATAGACATACTTCCAGAAATTTAGTTGATTGTTGCCAAAAGTTCTTTTCCTCAATGCAAACGTTATATAACATAGAACCCACCTCGGAGCATTATGCAGGCTTTGTAGCTGTGTTAAGTTATTGGGGTCTGCTTGAAGAAGCAGAGCAGATTATTAGTGCAATGCGATTTGAGCCCAAGGCTTCTGTTTGGCATGCTTTGCTTGATGGTTGCAGGATACATGCGAATGCTATCATTGGTAAAAGGGCGATGAAGGAAATCCTTTCTATTGTGCCACGGGATCCTTCGACGTTCATACTGAAGTCAAATCTTTACTCAGCATCCGGAAGATGGCAGTGTTCAGAACTTGTTAGGGCAGAGATGAGGGAAAAGGGTTTCCGAAAAATACCAGGACGGAGTTGGATCATACTTGGTGATAAGGTTCACTCCTTTTTTGGTAGAGACAAATTGCATTCACAGTCAAAAGACATATACAGTGGCTTACAAATACTCATTCCGGAGTGTCTGAAAGCTGGATATGTACCTGATACAAGTTTTGTACTTCACGAAGTAGAGGAGCATCAAAAGAAAGACTTCTTGTTCTACCACAGTTCAAAACTAGCTGTAACCTTTGGGCTTCTTATGACGAGACCTGGAAAACCCGTTCGTGTTATGAAGAATGTGCATCTCTGTGGTGACTGCCATACATTCTTCAAATATGTTTCAGTTGTCACCAAGAGAGATATACATGTAAGAGATGCTTCAGGTTTTCATCATTTTGTAAATGGTAAATGCTCCTGCAGGGATAATTGGTGA
- the LOC104097858 gene encoding carboxylesterase 1-like has protein sequence MSGQNDEIALIDPNVDPYRYLGIRRNTDDSIIRLPESTLPFATTIPDLSLVFTKDLIINPTKNTLARIVIPRKVLNSNNINTTTKLPLIVYFHGGGFVIAASVDTPFLQTFYETLVAEIPAIVVSVDYRYAPENRLPAAYDDCIESLHWIKNNPDELLKKYADFSKCFLMGTSAGGNITYHVGLQVAGISEYLKPLEIKGLILHHAFFGGNERTQSELRLAFNKILSLNVSDIMWELGLPIGSDRDHPYCNPMGEIKSNENLFDQVKIQGWKVLVIGCDGDPLIDRQTELSKMLKEKGVQVVDIFSEGGFHACEFFDPNKLKELAVVIMEFVRG, from the coding sequence ATGTCTGGTCAAAATGATGAAATTGCTCTAATTGATCCAAATGTCGATCCATATCGATATTTGGGCATTAGGCGTAATACGGACGACTCTATTATACGTCTACCAGAATCAACTCTTCCGTTTGCCACTACTATTCCTGATCTTTCCTTAGTCTTCACTAAAGATCTCATCATTAACCCCACCAAAAACACATTGGCTCGTATTGTCATCCCTCGTAAAGTACTAAACTCAAACAATATCAATACCACAACCAAACTCCCTCTTATAGTATATTTTCATGGCGGAGGATTCGTAATTGCAGCTAGTGTAGACACACCGTTCTTACAAACGTTTTATGAAACACTTGTGGCTGAAATTCCAGCCATAGTTGTATCTGTCGATTATCGATACGCACCCGAAAATCGACTTCCAGCAGCTTATGATGATTGTATCGAATCACTGCATTGGATCAAGAACAATCCTGATGAGTTGCTGAAAAAATATGCTGATTTTTCTAAGTGTTTTCTCATGGGGACAAGTGCAGGTGGTAACATAACTTACCATGTAGGTTTACAAGTCGCTGGAATTAGTGAATACCTTAAGCCTTTAGAAATCAAAGGATTGATTTTACATCATGCTTTCTTTGGTGGGAATGAAAGGACACAATCGGAACTAAGGTTAGCTTTTAACAAGATATTGTCACTAAATGTGAGTGATATTATGTGGGAGTTAGGTTTGCCTATAGGAAGTGATCGTGATCATCCTTATTGCAATCCAATGGGGGAGATTAAATCAAATGAAAATTTGTTTGACCAAGTGAAAATACAAGGTTGGAAAGTTTTGGTGATTGGTTGTGATGGTGATCCTTTGATTGATAGACAAACTGAACTTTCGAAAATGTTGAAAGAAAAAGGGGTGCAAGTTGTGGACATTTTTAGTGAGGGAGGGTTTCATGCCTGTGAATTTTTTGATCCTAACAAGTTGAAAGAATTGGCCGTTGTTATAATGGAGTTCGTGAGAGGTTAA